The following are encoded together in the Xanthomonas sacchari genome:
- the xylB gene encoding xylulokinase, whose amino-acid sequence MSLYIGLDVGTQSVKLLAYDADSRQVVATHGHALELISRDDGTREQQAQWWIDGIVACFAALSAEQRAQVRAIAVSGQQHGFVPLDAQGQVTAPVKLWCDTSTQRECEEIMDAVGGAQRCVELAGNPILAGYTASKLPWTRKHRPDAYAAMTTVLLPHDYVNFWLTGERYAEVGDASGSGWLDVRTRQWSAPLLQAIDPQRDLAAALPPLVPTETSFLLSAAAAQTLGLPREVRVATGGGDNMMAAIGTGNVVPGRLSMSLGTSGTLFAYAERPVVDPDARWAAFCSSSGGWLPLICTMNCTVATETIARLFGIKTGQGEALLAATAPGADGLVLLPFFNGERTPNLPAARGCLTGMDLHNTTPAHFYRAAMEGASYSLRNGFDAFVDAGLQFDAISLTGGGSNSAGWRQLVADLFGLPVHVPAQAEGAAFGAALQALWADAWAQGERASLAEVVLQHQQDDPARSAQPDAQRGAQYQAHYQSFQRHLQAIGPLYAA is encoded by the coding sequence ATGAGTCTGTACATCGGCCTGGACGTGGGCACGCAGAGCGTCAAGCTGCTCGCCTACGATGCCGACAGCCGGCAGGTGGTGGCCACCCACGGCCACGCGCTGGAGCTGATCAGCCGCGACGACGGCACCCGCGAGCAGCAGGCGCAGTGGTGGATCGACGGCATCGTCGCCTGTTTCGCCGCACTCAGCGCCGAACAGCGGGCGCAGGTGCGGGCCATCGCGGTGTCCGGGCAGCAGCACGGCTTCGTGCCGCTGGATGCGCAGGGCCAGGTCACCGCGCCGGTGAAGCTGTGGTGCGACACCAGCACCCAGCGCGAGTGCGAGGAGATCATGGACGCGGTCGGCGGCGCGCAGCGCTGCGTGGAACTGGCTGGCAATCCGATCCTGGCCGGCTACACCGCCTCCAAGCTGCCGTGGACGCGCAAGCATCGTCCCGATGCCTACGCGGCGATGACGACGGTGCTGCTGCCGCACGACTACGTCAACTTCTGGCTCACCGGCGAGCGCTACGCCGAAGTCGGCGATGCCTCCGGCAGCGGCTGGCTGGACGTGCGCACCCGGCAATGGTCGGCGCCGCTGCTGCAGGCGATCGATCCGCAGCGCGACCTGGCCGCGGCGCTGCCGCCGCTGGTGCCGACCGAGACCAGTTTCCTTCTCTCCGCCGCCGCGGCGCAGACCTTGGGTCTGCCGCGCGAGGTGCGCGTGGCCACCGGCGGCGGCGACAACATGATGGCGGCGATCGGCACCGGCAACGTGGTGCCGGGACGCCTGAGCATGAGCCTGGGTACCTCCGGCACGCTGTTCGCCTACGCAGAGCGCCCGGTGGTGGACCCGGACGCACGCTGGGCCGCATTCTGCTCTTCCAGCGGCGGTTGGCTGCCACTGATCTGCACCATGAACTGCACGGTGGCCACCGAGACCATCGCGCGCCTGTTCGGCATCAAGACCGGGCAGGGCGAGGCCTTGCTCGCCGCCACCGCGCCCGGTGCGGATGGACTGGTCCTGCTGCCGTTCTTCAACGGCGAACGCACCCCGAACCTGCCGGCCGCGCGCGGCTGCCTGACCGGCATGGACCTGCACAACACCACGCCGGCGCATTTCTATCGCGCGGCGATGGAGGGCGCCAGCTACAGCCTGCGCAACGGTTTCGACGCCTTCGTCGACGCCGGGCTGCAGTTCGATGCCATCTCCCTCACCGGCGGCGGCAGCAACAGCGCCGGCTGGCGCCAGCTCGTCGCCGACCTGTTCGGGCTGCCGGTGCACGTGCCGGCGCAGGCCGAGGGCGCGGCATTCGGCGCCGCGCTGCAGGCGCTGTGGGCCGACGCCTGGGCGCAGGGCGAGCGCGCCAGCCTGGCCGAGGTGGTGCTGCAGCACCAGCAGGACGACCCGGCGCGGTCCGCGCAGCCGGATGCGCAACGCGGTGCGCAGTACCAGGCGCACTACCAGAGCTTCCAGCGGCATCTGCAGGCCATCGGCCCGCTGTACGCCGCGTGA